The window CGATTGAGATCTGTTTTCTTGTGACTTGTTCCCAAATTCTCTCTTCTTGAAGTTTCCGGGTCCACTTTGAAGTTTAAACCTTTGATTAACTTTCTAATTCTGGCCCTTGTAACTTGAGCCTTCTTCTCCCGactcaaatcttctctttttgttgcccttctccttctgattctgcTCACTTTcgccttcaattaccattgctttTTGAACTACTTCAGCATAAGTAGTCAATTCAAAAGCTGCCACCCGACTTCTCAACCACGGCTTtagtccttgttgaaatctcttcgctctctTCTCTTCAGAATCAACATACTCTCCCATAAATCTAGATAGTTCAGTGAACTTCTTTTCATACTCCCCAACTGTCATATtatcttgcttcaattcaaagaacttcatctCCATTTGTGTTTGCATATAGCGAGGAAAGTACTTATCCAAAAACATTCTCTTAAATCTGTCCCAAGTAATAATTCCTTCGGGTTCTAAAGCTTTTGCTGTTTCCCACCAATAGTTCGATTCTCCTTTAAGAAAATAAGCAGCATACTCCACCTTATGATTATCTCCAACATTTGTCAAGgcaaaagccttctccatctctttTAACCAAGCATGAGCTTCAACCGGATCTTGAGTTCCTATGAATTCTGGGGGTTTTACGGATTGGAAGGTTTTGAAAGTGGTGACATTTCCTGGAGGTGGTTGTGGTGGTTGCAtttgttgaa of the Daucus carota subsp. sativus chromosome 4, DH1 v3.0, whole genome shotgun sequence genome contains:
- the LOC135152188 gene encoding uncharacterized protein LOC135152188 gives rise to the protein MAPKRARGRPSNNRENEEGNRNANQNLDITQLLELVRQQTATIAQQQQLLQQMQPPQPPPGNVTTFKTFQSVKPPEFIGTQDPVEAHAWLKEMEKAFALTNVGDNHKVEYAAYFLKGESNYWWETAKALEPEGIITWDRFKRMFLDKYFPRYMQTQMEMKFFELKQDNMTVGEYEKKFTELSRFMGEYVDSEEKRAKRFQQGLKPWLRSRVAAFELTTYAEVVQKAMVIEGESEQNQKEKGNKKRRFESGEEGSSYKGQN